The following coding sequences are from one Ornithorhynchus anatinus isolate Pmale09 chromosome 11, mOrnAna1.pri.v4, whole genome shotgun sequence window:
- the HEPACAM gene encoding hepatocyte cell adhesion molecule isoform X3, producing the protein MRRERGALSRGARRPVSLIFLLLLQSGRLAAVNITSPVQVVHGTEGREALLSVQYSSTSSDRPVVKWQLKRDKPVTVVQSVGTEVIGTLRPEYRGRVRLFPNGSLLLSGLRPADEGAYEVEISITDDTFTGEKTINLTVDVPISKPHVVLASSTVLELSESVTLTCAHENGTKPSYTWLRASQPLSNDSRLQLSADQKVLTITRVLLADDDVYSCLVENPISKGHSVPIKLTVYRRSSLYIILSTGGIFLLVTLVTVCACWKPSQKSGTKRKLEAQGSLDYMEQSEDQLKPEVETLPRCGGEERKSPLALYILKDKTAPATLSWWAPETAPAALDPDAPVIFVGPTADCTSWSGHYTGLRGHQRLHLLAQTSH; encoded by the exons atgaggagagagaggggagcccTGTCCAGAGGCGCCCGGCGGCCGGtgtccctcatcttcctcctcctgctccagtcAG ggCGGCTGGCGGCCGTGAACATCACCAGCCCGGTGCAGGTGGTCCACGGCACGGAGGGCCGAGAGGCCCTGCTCTCCGTCCAGTACAGCAGCACCAGCAGCGACCGGCCGGTGGTCAAGTGGCAGCTGAAGCGCGACAAGCCGGTGACGGTGGTGCAGTCGGTGGGCACCGAGGTCATCGGGACCCTGCGGCCCGAGTACCGCGGCCGCGTGCGGCTCTTCCCCAACGGCTCCCTGCTGCTCAGCGGCCTGCGCCCGGCCGACGAGGGAGCCTACGAGGTCGAGATCTCCATCACCGACGACACCTTCACCGGCGAGAAGACCATCAACCTCACCGTGGACG tcCCCATCTCGAAGCCGCACGTCGTCCTGGCCTCGTCCACGGTGCTGGAGCTGAGCGAATCGGTCACGCTGACATGCGCCCACGAGAACGGCACGAAGCCCAGCTACACGTGGCTGCGGGCCAGCCAGCCACTCAGCAACGACTCGCGCCTGCAGCTGTCCGCCGACCAGAAAGTGCTGACCATCACCCGGGTGCTGCTGGCCGACGACGACGTCTACAGCTGCCTGGTGGAGAACCCCATCAGCAAGGGTCACAGCGTCCCCATCAAACTCACCGTCTACC GACGAAGCTCACTCTACATCATCCTGTCCACGGGAGGCATCTTCCTCCTCGTCACTCTGGTGACCGTCTGTGCCTGCTGGAAGCCATCTCAGAAATCTGG GACCAAGCGgaagctggaggcccagggcTCGCTGGACTACATGGAGCAGAGCGAGGACCAGTTAAAACCGGAAG TTGAGACCCTCCCTCGCTGTGGGGGCGAAGAGCGCAAGAGCCCGCTGGCCCTGTACATCCTCAAGGACAAG ACTGCTCCTGCTACCTTATCTTGGTGGGCACCAGAGACTGCACCGGCTGCCCTGGACCCGGACGCTCCTGTGATCTTCGTGGGCCCCACAGCAGACTGTACCAGCTGGTCCGGACACTACACCGGCCTTCGTGGGCACCAGAGACTGCACCTGCTGGCCCAGACATCCCACTGA
- the HEPACAM gene encoding hepatocyte cell adhesion molecule isoform X1: MRRERGALSRGARRPVSLIFLLLLQSGRLAAVNITSPVQVVHGTEGREALLSVQYSSTSSDRPVVKWQLKRDKPVTVVQSVGTEVIGTLRPEYRGRVRLFPNGSLLLSGLRPADEGAYEVEISITDDTFTGEKTINLTVDVPISKPHVVLASSTVLELSESVTLTCAHENGTKPSYTWLRASQPLSNDSRLQLSADQKVLTITRVLLADDDVYSCLVENPISKGHSVPIKLTVYRRSSLYIILSTGGIFLLVTLVTVCACWKPSQKSGTKRKLEAQGSLDYMEQSEDQLKPEVETLPRCGGEERKSPLALYILKDKDSPETEDTSAPDLRRSGEPGPPGYSVSPAAPGRSPGLPIRSARRYPRSPVRSPTPGRTHTSPSRSPGSPARSRSASRTLRTAAGVRVIREQEETGGGGRVEISA, from the exons atgaggagagagaggggagcccTGTCCAGAGGCGCCCGGCGGCCGGtgtccctcatcttcctcctcctgctccagtcAG ggCGGCTGGCGGCCGTGAACATCACCAGCCCGGTGCAGGTGGTCCACGGCACGGAGGGCCGAGAGGCCCTGCTCTCCGTCCAGTACAGCAGCACCAGCAGCGACCGGCCGGTGGTCAAGTGGCAGCTGAAGCGCGACAAGCCGGTGACGGTGGTGCAGTCGGTGGGCACCGAGGTCATCGGGACCCTGCGGCCCGAGTACCGCGGCCGCGTGCGGCTCTTCCCCAACGGCTCCCTGCTGCTCAGCGGCCTGCGCCCGGCCGACGAGGGAGCCTACGAGGTCGAGATCTCCATCACCGACGACACCTTCACCGGCGAGAAGACCATCAACCTCACCGTGGACG tcCCCATCTCGAAGCCGCACGTCGTCCTGGCCTCGTCCACGGTGCTGGAGCTGAGCGAATCGGTCACGCTGACATGCGCCCACGAGAACGGCACGAAGCCCAGCTACACGTGGCTGCGGGCCAGCCAGCCACTCAGCAACGACTCGCGCCTGCAGCTGTCCGCCGACCAGAAAGTGCTGACCATCACCCGGGTGCTGCTGGCCGACGACGACGTCTACAGCTGCCTGGTGGAGAACCCCATCAGCAAGGGTCACAGCGTCCCCATCAAACTCACCGTCTACC GACGAAGCTCACTCTACATCATCCTGTCCACGGGAGGCATCTTCCTCCTCGTCACTCTGGTGACCGTCTGTGCCTGCTGGAAGCCATCTCAGAAATCTGG GACCAAGCGgaagctggaggcccagggcTCGCTGGACTACATGGAGCAGAGCGAGGACCAGTTAAAACCGGAAG TTGAGACCCTCCCTCGCTGTGGGGGCGAAGAGCGCAAGAGCCCGCTGGCCCTGTACATCCTCAAGGACAAG GACTCTCCCGAAACCGAAGACACCTCCGCCCCCGACCTCCGGCGCAGCGGCGAGCCGGGTCCGCCCGGCTACTCGGTCTCCCCGGCGGCTCCCGGCCGCTCCCCGGGGCTCCCCATCCGCTCCGCCCGCCGCTACCCCCGCTCCCCGGTCCgctccccgacccccggccggACCCACACGTCGCCGAGCCGCTCCCCGGGCTCGCCGGCCCGCTCGCGCAGCGCTTCGCGCACCCTGCGGACGGCGGCGGGCGTGCGGGTGATccgggagcaggaggagaccGGCGGAGGTGGCAGGGTGGAGATCAGCGCTTGA
- the HEPACAM gene encoding hepatocyte cell adhesion molecule isoform X2, which translates to MRRERGALSRGARRPVSLIFLLLLQSGRLAAVNITSPVQVVHGTEGREALLSVQYSSTSSDRPVVKWQLKRDKPVTVVQSVGTEVIGTLRPEYRGRVRLFPNGSLLLSGLRPADEGAYEVEISITDDTFTGEKTINLTVDVPISKPHVVLASSTVLELSESVTLTCAHENGTKPSYTWLRASQPLSNDSRLQLSADQKVLTITRVLLADDDVYSCLVENPISKGHSVPIKLTVYRRSSLYIILSTGGIFLLVTLVTVCACWKPSQKSGTKRKLEAQGSLDYMEQSEDQLKPEVETLPRCGGEERKSPLALYILKDKVRTLPKPKTPPPPTSGAAASRVRPATRSPRRLPAAPRGSPSAPPAATPAPRSAPRPPAGPTRRRAAPRARRPARAALRAPCGRRRACG; encoded by the exons atgaggagagagaggggagcccTGTCCAGAGGCGCCCGGCGGCCGGtgtccctcatcttcctcctcctgctccagtcAG ggCGGCTGGCGGCCGTGAACATCACCAGCCCGGTGCAGGTGGTCCACGGCACGGAGGGCCGAGAGGCCCTGCTCTCCGTCCAGTACAGCAGCACCAGCAGCGACCGGCCGGTGGTCAAGTGGCAGCTGAAGCGCGACAAGCCGGTGACGGTGGTGCAGTCGGTGGGCACCGAGGTCATCGGGACCCTGCGGCCCGAGTACCGCGGCCGCGTGCGGCTCTTCCCCAACGGCTCCCTGCTGCTCAGCGGCCTGCGCCCGGCCGACGAGGGAGCCTACGAGGTCGAGATCTCCATCACCGACGACACCTTCACCGGCGAGAAGACCATCAACCTCACCGTGGACG tcCCCATCTCGAAGCCGCACGTCGTCCTGGCCTCGTCCACGGTGCTGGAGCTGAGCGAATCGGTCACGCTGACATGCGCCCACGAGAACGGCACGAAGCCCAGCTACACGTGGCTGCGGGCCAGCCAGCCACTCAGCAACGACTCGCGCCTGCAGCTGTCCGCCGACCAGAAAGTGCTGACCATCACCCGGGTGCTGCTGGCCGACGACGACGTCTACAGCTGCCTGGTGGAGAACCCCATCAGCAAGGGTCACAGCGTCCCCATCAAACTCACCGTCTACC GACGAAGCTCACTCTACATCATCCTGTCCACGGGAGGCATCTTCCTCCTCGTCACTCTGGTGACCGTCTGTGCCTGCTGGAAGCCATCTCAGAAATCTGG GACCAAGCGgaagctggaggcccagggcTCGCTGGACTACATGGAGCAGAGCGAGGACCAGTTAAAACCGGAAG TTGAGACCCTCCCTCGCTGTGGGGGCGAAGAGCGCAAGAGCCCGCTGGCCCTGTACATCCTCAAGGACAAGGTGAG GACTCTCCCGAAACCGAAGACACCTCCGCCCCCGACCTCCGGCGCAGCGGCGAGCCGGGTCCGCCCGGCTACTCGGTCTCCCCGGCGGCTCCCGGCCGCTCCCCGGGGCTCCCCATCCGCTCCGCCCGCCGCTACCCCCGCTCCCCGGTCCgctccccgacccccggccggACCCACACGTCGCCGAGCCGCTCCCCGGGCTCGCCGGCCCGCTCGCGCAGCGCTTCGCGCACCCTGCGGACGGCGGCGGGCGTGCGGGTGA
- the ROBO4 gene encoding roundabout homolog 4, translating to MRVWDTALPLPGLLLLFLSSRAQESQPRGLAPQEGSLSRGPGTATLSCRAPGGPPSAVRWLWDGEPLSSSPPGPHRLLSDGSLLLLRPPARGRARSDQDVFTDQGVYTDQGVYTCEAIDELGPGAGKGVRLPVSALREDFRLQPRDVAAGEGERLVLECEPPRGHPEPSVSWRKDGEPLVPVTGRHVVSRGSLLVTRAERSDSGNYMCVATNAAGQRESRIARVSIGESPASAPDEPLKLLVLRVQLENATVLTTGPGSGSGPAVQLTWNEVGPAAPAQTYTALFRAWDPSGSEGSRGLGGPWVESPLQGRRRAELRGLDWGRGYEIKVRPSSGRARGPDSNVLILQLPEQVPGAPPEAVTLYRGNDTIVASWAPPPPETHNGLILGYQVQCLVNASMPPANWSVAASPTHAEIGAWVPGSYCVRVAAVTGAGAGALSRPVCILIELPREWEARDPGKVQLLELEQLQETLRRPEVIAGAGAGLWLLLLGAAVCLRRRRRGGPGLTSGLYRYSSADTILKHRLDLSESPWLADSWRSASGCRDLSSHSSLSSRLGGDTRDTLDGRRSLISSERRSPGVPLLPDTRTFYGSLIAELPPGPPGPRPARRLAPQLARLSSPWPSSDSLCSLRRVTPPLPHSVAPPAAWRRGAKLELHQANSSPLPPASRPGQPWSWELGGGDTGVLSRRPRAVPRTRASWRPLGTQLLAPLPPAPPPPQSQQHPSDRGTSDPWTSSSLPPAAPAPPPAPSSLDPSISSPTSSRLSSSTLSSLGDDRDNVLTPEDVALCLELGEGEEGPRIGSPLPRAPSPPTSFGYIPAASGLVGAGAREGPKDQAPLCPARPCRTPSPSEASLANGWGSASEDNGVSARASLVSSSDGSFLADANFARALAVAVDSFCLSLEPGENDRVFADFSPPASPLHGPLPTVLSLPGPVPLPGWDWMEEMEARYRLWLGRGPQARRAASLGPSPVIPDQPITEPGDQGRDGTS from the exons ATGAGGGTCTGGGACACGGCACTGCCCTTGCCGGGCCTGCTCCTACTCTTCTTGA GCTCCCGGGCCCAAGAATCCCAGCCCCGCGGCCTCGCCCCACAGGAGGGCTCGCTGAGCCGCGGGCCTGGAACCGCCACCCTCAGCTGTCGTGCGCCGGGAGGCCCCCCGTCCGCTGTCCGCTGGCTCTGGGACGGGGAGCCCCTGAGCTCCAGCCCCCCTGGCCCTCACCGCCTCCTCTCCgacggctccctcctcctcctgcggccCCCTGCGAGAGGCCGGGCCCGCTCCGACCAGGACGTCTTCACCGACCAGGGAGTCTACACCGACCAGGGCGTCTATACTTGCGAGGCCATCGATGAGCTCGGCCCGGGGGCCGGAAAGGGGGTCAGGCTCCCCGTGTCAG CTCTGCGCGAGGACTTCCGTCTGCAGCCCCGAGACgtggcggccggggagggggagcggctgGTGTTGGAGTGCGAGCCCCCGCGCGGCCACCCCGAGCCCAGCGTCTCCTGGAGGAAGGACGGGGAGCCCCTGGTCCCGGTGACCGGCCGGCACGTG gtGTCCAGGGGATCCCTGCTGGTGACCCGGGCGGAGAGAAGCGACTCGGGCAACTACATGTGCGTGGCGACCAACGCGGCTGGTCAGCGAGAGAGCCGGATCGCCAGGGTGTCCATAGGGG AgtccccggcctccgcccctgATGAGCCTCTGAAGCTGCTGGTTCTGCGTGTCCAGCTGGAGAATGCGACGGTGCTGACCACCGGCCCGGGATCCGGTTCTGGCCCAGCCGTGCAGCTCACCTGGAAT gAGGTAggtcccgccgcccccgcccagaCCTACACGGCCTTGTTCCGGGCCTGGGACCCCTCGGGGTCGGAGGGGTCGAGAGGCCTGGGCGGCCCGTGGGTGGAGAGTCCCCTGCAGGGCAGAAGGAGGGCGGAGTTGCGGGGCCTGGACTGGGGCCGAGGCTACGAGATCAAGGTGAGGCCGtcctccggccgggcccggggcccagaCAGCAACGTGCTGATTCTGCAGCTGCCCGagcaag TGCCCGGCGCCCCTCCCGAGGCTGTCACTCTGTACCGTGGCAACGACACCATCGTGGCAAGCTGGGCCCCACCCCCGCCGGAGACCCACAACGGCCTCATTCTCGGCTACCAG GTCCAGTGCCTGGTTAACGCCTCGATGCCTCCCGCCAACTGGAGCGTAGCCGCCAGCCCGACCCACGCAGAGATCGGCGCCTGGGTGCCCGGCTCCTACTGCGTTCGGGTGGCCGCCGtcaccggggccggggccggagccctcAGCCGCCCCGTCTGCATCCTCATCG AGCTGCCGCGGGAGTGGGAGGCCCGGGACCCCGGGAAGGTTCAGCTGCTGGAGCTGGAGCAGCTGCAGGAGACGCTGCGCCGGCCGGAGGTCATCgctggagccggggccgggctgtggctgctgctgctgggggcgGCCGTGTGCTTGCGCCGCCGGCGCCGAGGGGGGCCCGGCCTGACCTCGG GACTGTACAGATACTCCAGTGCCGACACCATCCTAAAACACCG GCTGGACCTTAGCGAGTCGCCGTGGCTGGCGGACAGCTGGCGCTCCGCGTCCGGCTGCCGGGACCTGAGCAGCCACAGCAGCCTGAGCAGTCGGCTGGGCGGAGACACGCGAGACACCCTGGATGGCCGCCgctccc TGATTTCCAGCGAGCGCCGCAGCCCGGGGGTCCCCCTCCTGCCGGACACCAGGACTTTCTACGGCTCCCTGATCGCCGAGCTGCCCcctggccccccggggccccgaccGGCCCGGCGCCTGGCCCCGCAGCTCGCCCGTCTCTCCAGCCCCTGGCCTAGCTCTGATAGCCTCTGCAGCCTCCGCCGGgtgacccctcccctgccccactccgTCGCCCCCCCAGcggcctggaggaggggggcgaaGCTCG agCTCCATCAGGCAAACAGCTCTCCCCTGCCGCCCGCCAGCCGCCCCGGGCAACCgtggagctgggagctggggggcGGTGACACCGGGGTCCTTTCCCGGCGCCCAC gaGCCGTACCCCGGACGAGGGCTTCTTGGAGACCCCTAGGGACTCAgctcctggcccccctccccccggcgcccccgccccctcagaGCCAGCAGCACCc CTCTGACAGAGGCACCTCGGACCCATGGACGTCTTCGTCGCtgcccccggcggcccccgccccaccccctgcccccagctccctcGACCCCTCCATCTCCAGCCCGACTTCCAGCCGGCTGTCCTCCTCCACGCTGTCCTCCCTGGGGGACGATCGGGACAACGTGCTGACCCCCGAGGACGTGGCCCTGTGCCTAGAGCTCGGCGAGGGGGAAGAGGGTCCTAG GATCGGCTCTCCCCTTCCAcgagccccatcccctcccaccagTTTTGGCTACATTCCAGCTGCCTCTgggctggtgggggcgggggccagaGAGGGGCCTAAAGACCAGGCCCCCCTGTGCCCAGCCCGGCCATGCCGCACCCCTTCACCCAGCGAGGCCTCCCTCGCCAACGGCTGGGGCTCCGCCTCCGAGGACAATGGCGTCAGTGCCCGCGCCAGCCTGGTCAGCTCCTCCGATGGCTCCTTCCTGGCCGATGCCAACTTTGCCCGTGCCCTGGCCGTGGCCGTGGACAGCTTCTGCCTCAGCCTGGAGCCGGGGGAGAATGATCGAGTCTTTGCAG acttctcccctccagcttctccactGCACGGTCCCTTACCCACTGTCCTAAGCCTGCCTGGCCCAGTTCCACTGCCAGGGTGGGActggatggaggagatggaggccagaTACAGGCTGTGGCTAGGGCGAGGGCCCCAGGCCCGGAGGGCGGCCAGCCTGGGTCCAAGCCCTGTG